Proteins encoded by one window of Cloeon dipterum chromosome 4, ieCloDipt1.1, whole genome shotgun sequence:
- the LOC135942578 gene encoding uncharacterized protein LOC135942578, which yields MLSSLFFSLTLFSAVVGQSVLVNITNTTEFPYVFKVQVQSAQGYPTTFPGFAVSQKYILTSGQAFRDDATLIKITDQLGVVYPTPKSTVIAGNFAILRICKPLPGPYISMSEPSFNNLIVTVPDAEFILFNEDDDMLKRVTSLTVLNYGSCMTFTNGSIADTSICVDINSTPEFCSFFSDAFGATPTFFRAPAVVIDGQVNGIYTSSSKIGCNSANVNDEVGFYSSLSFNRVEIIAEIPDGVANP from the exons ATGCTTTCCTCTCTGTTCTTCAGCTTGACGTTATTTTCAG ccGTTGTTGGACAGTCAGTCCTTGTTAACATTACTAACACCACGGAATTTCCATATGTG TTTAAGGTGCAAGTACAGTCAGCCCAGGGATACCCAACCACTTTTCCCGGTTTCGCGGTGAGCCAGAAATACATTCTCACCTCTGGCCAGGCTTTCCGTGATGA tgccACCTTGATCAAAATTACCGATCAGCTCGGCGTGGTCTATCCGACACCGAAGAGTACTGTAATCGCGGGAAACTTTGCCATCTTGAGAATATGCAAACCACTGCCCGGACCTTACATTTCGATGTCGGAGCCCAGTTTCAATAACCTCATAGTTACCGTGCCCGACGCAGAATTTATCTTGTTCAATGAAGACgac GACATGCTGAAAAGAGTGACCAGCTTGACTGTGCTCAACTATGGATCCTGCATGACCTTCACCAACGGCTCCATCGCAGATACAAGTATTTGCGTGGACATCAACTCGACTCCTGAATTTTGCTCG tttttttccgATGCCTTTGGAGCAACGCCGACCTTCTTCAGAGCTCCAGCGGTGGTGATCGATGGCCAGGTGAACGGGATTTACACCTCTTCCTCCAAAATCGGCTGCAACAGCGCTAACGTCAACGACGAAGTCGGGTTCTACTCCAGCTTGTCATTCAATCGTGTCGAAATAATCGCAGAAATCCCAGACGGAGTGGCGAATCCTTAG
- the LOC135942580 gene encoding uncharacterized protein LOC135942580 gives MLSSLFLSLTLYSAVVGQSLLVDITNTTEFPYVFRVQLSDQGYPTTFPGFAVSQKYILTSGQAFRDDATLITITDQLGVVYPTPRSTEIAGRFAILRICKQLPGPYISMSEPSFNDLTANVPDAEFILFKEDDNMLKRVTNLTVLSSAACTSVTSSSVTAGSICVQINVTPDFCSYISDAFGATPTFFRAPAVVIGGQVNAIYTASSKIGCNSANVNDEVGFYSSLSFNRIEIIAEIPDGVANP, from the exons ATGCTTTCCTCTCTGTTCCTCAGCTTGACGTTATATTCAG ccGTTGTTGGACAGTCACTCCTTGTTGACATTACTAACACCACGGAATTTCCATATGTG ttTAGGGTGCAACTGTCAGACCAGGGATACCCAACCACTTTTCCCGGTTTTGCGGTGAGCCAGAAATACATCCTCACCTCTGGCCAGGCTTTCCGTGATGA tgccACCTTGATCACAATTACCGATCAGCTCGGCGTGGTCTATCCGACACCGAGGAGTACTGAAATCGCGGGACGGTTTGCCATCTTGAGAATATGCAAACAACTGCCCGGACCTTACATTTCGATGTCGGAGCCCAGTTTCAATGACCTCACAGCTAACGTGCCCGACGCAGAATTTATCTTGTTCAAGGAAGACgac AACATGCTGAAAAGAGTGACCAACTTGACTGTGCTTAGCTCGGCAGCCTGCACGTCCGTCACCAGCAGCTCCGTCACCGCTGGAAGTATTTGCGTGCAAATCAACGTGACTCCTGACTTTTGCTCG tATATTTCCGATGCCTTTGGAGCAACGCCGACTTTCTTCAGAGCTCCAGCGGTGGTGATCGGTGGCCAGGTGAACGCGATTTACACCGCTTCCTCCAAAATCGGCTGCAACAGCGCTAACGTCAACGACGAAGTCGGGTTCTACTCCAGCTTGTCATTCAATCGTATCGAAATAATCGCAGAAATCCCAGACGGAGTGGCGAATCCTTAG
- the LOC135942579 gene encoding uncharacterized protein LOC135942579, with product MISSLFFSLTLFSAVVGQSVLVDITDTTEFPYVFRVQLSDQGYPTTFPGFAVSQKYILTSGQAFRQDAALITITDQLGVVYPTPRSSEIAGRFAILRICKPLPGPFISMSGPNFNDLTANVSDAEFILFKEDDNVLKRVTNLTVLDMASCATASNASVAAESICVDMNSTPEFCSYISDAFGATPTYVRAPAVVIAGQVNAIYTASSKIGCNSANASDEVGFYSSILLSLNTIIAEIPDGVANP from the exons ATGATTTCCTCTTTGTTCTTCAGCTTGACGTTATTTTCAG CCGTTGTTGGACAGTCAGTCCTTGTTGACATTACTGATACCACGGAATTTCCATATGTG ttTAGGGTGCAACTGTCAGACCAGGGATACCCAACCACTTTTCCCGGATTTGCGGTGAGCCAGAAATACATCCTCACCTCTGGCCAGGCTTTCCGTCAAGA tgctgCCTTGATCACAATTACCGATCAGCTCGGCGTGGTCTATCCGACACCGAGGAGTTCTGAAATCGCGGGACGGTTTGCCATCTTGAGAATATGCAAACCACTGCCTGGACCCTTTATTTCGATGTCGGGGCCGAACTTCAATGACCTCACAGCTAACGTGTCCGACGCAGAATTTATCTTGTTCAAGGAAGACgac AACGTGCTGAAAAGAGTGACCAACTTGACTGTGTTGGACATGGCATCCTGCGCGACCGCCAGCAACGCCTCCGTCGCCGCTGAAAGTATTTGCGTGGACATGAACTCGACTCCTGAATTTTGCTCG tATATTTCCGATGCCTTTGGAGCAACGCCGACTTACGTCAGAGCTCCAGCGGTGGTGATCGCTGGCCAGGTGAACGCGATTTACACCGCTTCCTCCAAAATCGGCTGCAACAGCGCTAACGCCAGCGACGAAGTCGGATTCTACTCCAGTATCTTACTCAGTCTTAACACTATAATCGCAGAAATCCCAGACGGAGTGGCGAATCCTTAG